The following DNA comes from Arcobacter cloacae.
TGCAAAAAGATTATTTGATGGAGAAGTAAAATGAGTAAAAAATATTCTATAGCAATTGTTGATGACGAAACAGAAATTTTAAATGTATTAAGTAGATTTTTGACAAGAAATCCAGACTTTTCAGTAAATACATATTCAAACCCAGTTTCAGCAGTAGCTTCTGTTGATAATAATAAATATGACTTAATACTTTTAGATATTATGATGCCTCAAATGAATGGTTTAGAAGCTTTAGAAAAAATAAAGTCAAAAAATCCAGAACAAAAAGTTATTATGATGACAGCTTATTCAACATTGGATAAGGTTTTAAAATCACATAAAGAGGGTGCAACAAATTATGTTATGAAACCTTTTGACTCTTTACAAGCTTTAGAAAAAAAGATAATAGAAGTTCTTGAGTCAAAATAAATGGTTCAAAAAAGCCTAAATATTAGGTATTTTATATATTTTGTAATATCTTTATCTTTTATTGTAATTTTTTTAAATTTTTTAAAGCAGAGAGATTTTAAATACTCTTTATTGGATTATGAACAAAAAGTTCAAAAAGAGTATTTAAAAACATTTGAACACTACGAGAATATTTCAGAACTTATTTATTTTAATGAATTTATCAAAAATCAAAATCTTATTAATATTTTAAAAGAGTTAGAAACTAAAGATAAAGAGTTATTAAAAAGTCAATTATTAACTCAATTTGAAGATAGTTTTACTTTTTATAAAACTTTAGAATTAGAAGAAACAACTATTTACTCTTATAAAAATCAACTTGTTTTAAGTACAAATGAGAAAGTAAAAGATAATTTTATTTCAAAAATTGTTGATAAAGTAATAACTTTTAAAAAAGATATGATTGAATATGAGATTGATAAAGATAAAATATATTTAATATTTTCAAAACCAATTTTTGATGAAAAATTAAATTTTCTAGCTGTTATAAATTTAAAATTCAATTTTGATTCTTTAATAAACCATCTTGAAAAAAATAGTGATTTTAGATTTAAAAAAATAGTTTCAAATGATTTTGTTTTAGATGAGAGTTTTTTCTTAAATATGACATCACAAAACAGGGATAAGTTGATTGTTGATTTAAATAGACAAGTAGATGTTTCACTTATTTTAAAAGAAAAATTAGTTAAGTTCCCTTTGATTTTTAAAACATTGTTTTATTCGGATTTTTATAAAAATAGTATTTATTTAATCTCTTATGATTTAAGTGATGATAATCAAATAAAAAAAATAGATGAATTTTTTGATTATTTGATGTTATTTTTAATTTTTGTATTGGTTGTTGTATATTTTTTACTTTATAAAATAAATAATTTTAAAATGCAAAAAGAGTTTTTAACTAAAGAGTATGAAGAGTTATTTGAACAAATTGATAATTATATTCTAAAAGTAGAAACTGATTTAGAAGGAAATGTTACTTTTGTCACAAAGAATTTTTGTAAAATATCTGGATATACAAAAGAAGAATTAATTGGTAAAAATATAAATATTTTAAAACATCCAGATGTTTCAGATAAATTTTTTGAAAAACTTTGGAGTGATTTACAAGTTAATAATATTTGGGAAGGAGAGATTAAAAATCAAGATAAATATGGAAATTCATATTGGATAAAAGCTA
Coding sequences within:
- a CDS encoding response regulator, with protein sequence MSKKYSIAIVDDETEILNVLSRFLTRNPDFSVNTYSNPVSAVASVDNNKYDLILLDIMMPQMNGLEALEKIKSKNPEQKVIMMTAYSTLDKVLKSHKEGATNYVMKPFDSLQALEKKIIEVLESK
- a CDS encoding PAS domain-containing protein, with protein sequence MVQKSLNIRYFIYFVISLSFIVIFLNFLKQRDFKYSLLDYEQKVQKEYLKTFEHYENISELIYFNEFIKNQNLINILKELETKDKELLKSQLLTQFEDSFTFYKTLELEETTIYSYKNQLVLSTNEKVKDNFISKIVDKVITFKKDMIEYEIDKDKIYLIFSKPIFDEKLNFLAVINLKFNFDSLINHLEKNSDFRFKKIVSNDFVLDESFFLNMTSQNRDKLIVDLNRQVDVSLILKEKLVKFPLIFKTLFYSDFYKNSIYLISYDLSDDNQIKKIDEFFDYLMLFLIFVLVVVYFLLYKINNFKMQKEFLTKEYEELFEQIDNYILKVETDLEGNVTFVTKNFCKISGYTKEELIGKNINILKHPDVSDKFFEKLWSDLQVNNIWEGEIKNQDKYGNSYWIKAIIFPKYDINKQIVGYNSIRINITDTKQLQKINRLLKEDLSNKLNEIKVKDKTLVDSTKVHLMSKILDSLSHQWKIPISKISFELQKLHKLNQLEIENNIDLELKNLSNMLNEIKYLFSTRNSEKTNLLSVVSESIFSLKDELDKSGIKVKFDIKPEIYTTISFNEIKNIILNILKNCLEQANMNKSENVLIYIMAIDEKVDGNSDVVIKIEDNIKGENKRDFINEILNATDDKYFDTYLYLSKLFIEKNGGLFWCDNTIYNTSYYIKLNKQGSK